A window of Photobacterium toruni genomic DNA:
AAATAGCCCCCTTCACGAATATTTAAGCTTGCAATAACACCATCAGCGATGGCTTTGATTTTGATGGTTTTTGTCGCTTTACCTGTTTTGATAATACGTTCAATTTGTTGTTTATCGACCCCAAGGGCGGCTAAACGCTCACGGGCTCCTTGCATTAATCCTTGTCGACCAGTGCGATAAGCATTAAGTAATTCTTGCTGAGATTTAACTAATTCAGGTGAATAAAGAGTAAATAACACATCATCTTTATGTACCTGTTCACCAACGGCATTGACGTATAGTTTTTGAACCCAACCACTGACACGAATATTGGTTTGCCAGAGGTGGCTTTCATCAAAAGCAACGTAGCCAATGGTATTTATTTGGGGAGCTAATTTTTGTTTAATAACCGCTGCTGTTTTTACACCTAAATTATTTTCAACCGCAGCATCAATAATAACCGTCCCGGCAACATTTTCTTTGGCAGGGTCTTTTTTCGCATAGAAAGGAATGAGATCCATCCCCATTGGTGATTTACCTGGTTTATCACGGCGGTAATTGGGATCCATTGGCGCAACCCAATATAATGGTTCTTTGTCTGCCGTTATGGTTGCAGCAGCCATCGTGGGTGTTGAGTTGCTTGAGATATAATATGTTGCTGTAGCGCCAATAGCTGCACCAATAAGTAACATAACGGTGGCAATTTTAATGGTATTTTTTGACGTCATGGGATTACCTACTTATTGATTATTATTGATAGCTGTTGAGTGCTGTAGCTGTAACGATTGTGGTTGAATATCAAAACCATTTACTAATGCAGCTAAGTTACTGTTAGTAATGTTTAAATCTGTAATAACTCGAGCCTGCTCAATAACGAGTGCTAGCTCATCAGTGGCTGCGATAATCACATTATTAAATTGTGCGGTATTGTTTTGATAACCACGTTCAACCGCCTGCGTACGTGCTTTTGCTTGAGTAAGTAGGCTAGTTGTATAGCGAGATAAGCGTTGGCTTAAATTATTCCGTTCAACCAGCAGGGCATTAACGTTAGCATTCATTTGGTTTAGCAATAGATCTCGCTGGGATTTTGCTGCGCCCACTTGATATTGGGCTGCCGCATAATGATGATCTTGACGATTATCAGTAAATAGCGGTAAATCCATGGTGAGATATGCACTAACGAGATCAGAGGCAGGTTTGCCCGACATGCCATTGGCTTGGCGAGAGGCATACATAACTTCAATGCCAAATTGAGGTTTGTAGGCTTGTTGGCTAATAGCGACTTGGGTTTCATTTGCAGCAATAGCACTATTGGCAATAAGTACCAGTGGATGTTGTTTTAGTAATGAATAATGTTGGGTAGTGGCCGTTAAACGCGGCATTAATTGGTTAAGATGTTGCCAAGATAACTGGTTTGATGCTTGGACTATTGTTTGATTGGTAAGCCAATCTGCACCTAGCCATTCAGACAGTTGTGCCATGATGCGATGTTGTGTTTGTAGATTTGTTTGTAATTTATCTTCTATCTTAATAAGTTGCAGCTTAACTTGGAGTGAATCTTGCGCTTCACCACTACCGATAGCGTAATTAGTGTTGGTGACGTTAGCTAATTCGGTTACCAGACGATGGTTACGTTGTAAGGTACGGTAAACAGATTGTTGATAGCCCAATTCTAACCACAACTGCGTCATCTTATTGGTAATATCAAGCTCACGAACCGCTTGTTGAGTACCAATAGCCTGTGCTTGAATCTCACCTTTTTGTTGCTGTAAATCAAGAGTGTTACCACGGTCAAATTGTTGCATTAAGCCAATTGATAGCGTGGTCATTGGATCAGTATTAAGAGAAAAGCTATCTGTAGGCAAACCACCGACACCCAGTTTTAACTTGGGATCAGGTAAGCTGTTGGTGCCTAAACTGGTTTCATGCATTGCCCGTTGTTGAGCACTAATTTGAGCTATATTGGCATCGTTCTTAATCGCTTTAGTGATCAGTCGTGTCAATTGTTGCGATTGCTGTGTGGTTGCCGCAACTGTTTTTGGTGATGCAAACAGAGTTGCAGGTGTTATTGCGCTAGCAGTGATAGCCAGAACTAGCATAGAAGTTGTAACGTTCATAACGTAATCCAATCTTCCATAAGCAAAGATAAAACAATAGTAGTGATGATCTAATTATTATTACGTAGTTAGTTAAGTAATAATGGTCAAGAACAGCATTGAATTAAATAAAACTTATGGTGATCTTAGATCTGCTGCAAAATAATTAAATACAGATCATAAGATGCAATTAATCTATCACGGACAAAATGATGTCGTGAGTAAAAATAGATTAAACGGATTTATGCTATTGGAGGACGATATAACGTTGGAGTAGTGGTATTTAATTGATGTGTTTTTTCTATCGCGATGAGCGTTAGATTTGATGGCTGAGATAAGTGTTCAAATTGGCTCGGGAGAAAAGCAATATTACTTAAACATGCAACAGAGCAGCAGTTATCAATCCCGCCCATTTTATCGCAATGTACTGTTGATTGTTGTGCTTGGTGGTGTTGATGAGGTGTCATTGATTCATCATCACAGCAATCCATCGGTAATGACATTGTCATCATCGAGTTATTCATACCAAGCATTTTTATCGACATTAAAGGCGCACTAAAAGCAACACTTGATAGCAATAATGCTATAAGTGTAAAGCTTGTAATCCAGATTGTGTGAAGACGTTTGATATACATCTTAAGCCTTTAATTAAAGTTAAGTTACAATTATATGCGATAATCACAGTAAAGGGTCAAGTATTAATTGTTATTTAGACGGTGAATGAGCGCATAAAATGGCAAATATAGTGCGTTAATATGTTTAATATATTACTAGTCTATTTTTTATGATTAATTATCAACCATATTTATCAGAAATAGTTTAATAAATTAAGCTGCGGTTTATTCACCCCACTGGTTTTTCTTGCTAATCTGTAATCATTATCGATAGCATCTATTGTTTTGGCTATTGTTCACTCAGAAGGTAATCTTGTTTGAATCATTTTGTTTGGGATGTTAATCCAATACTGGTGTCATTCTTTGGTTTAAAGATACATTGGTATGGCGTGCTATTTGCGCTCGCTATTACGTTTGGCTTCCAAGTTATGAAGTCAATTTATGAGCGTGAAAATAAACCTGTTGAAAGTTTAGATTCATTACTGATGTATGCCGTAGTTGGTATCATTGTTGGCGCTCGATTATTTCATGTTGTGTTCTACGATCCAGATTATTATTGGGCACACCCTGCGAAAATCTTTGCAGTGTGGGAAGGTGGACTGGCAAGTCATGGTGGTGGCTTAGGTTTAATTATTGCGGTTTACTATTACAGTAAAAAGTATGCTATTGACCGTATGTGGCTTCTTGACCGATTAGCAATAGCAACTGCATTATTTGGTTTCTTTGTCCGTTTTGGTAATTTCTTTAACTCGGAAATCTTAGGTACACCAAGTAGCCTGCCATGGGCGGTCGTATTTGAGCGTGTTGATTTAGTACCACGTCATCCGGTTATGCTTTATGAAGGCTTTTCTTACTTAGCAATATTCTTCTTATTATTTGCTTTATATAGAAAAACTGATATTGGTAAGTATAAAGGATTGCTATTAGGTTGGTTCTTAGTGCTGGTGATGACAGTACGATTCTTATTAGAATTTATCAAGGTACACCAAGCGGATTATTCAACTGATATGGTAATTAATACTGGTCAGTTATTAAGTATTCCATTTATTTTAGTGGGTATCTATTTGGTAATAAAAGGCCAAAGAGAGCGTCATTTAGAACACGCTAAAAATAGTTAATGTAATGCTTTAAAAGCAGATAATAGCAAGCCGATCATCTGATCGGCTTTTTTTTATCTTGCATTCCATCTTTATTTAATAAGCTCAGTAATGAACGTTGAGTAACGATAATACCAACTTGCACCAGTGTGTATTTAAAAATAACAAACTCTCAGAGGCATACGTTAATGCTTAAACACTACACTAAGTTAGTTATAGGTGATGTAAAATGTAAATCTACTTAATAAGACGCTGCATATTTGAGGTCATTAATGCGGTGATGGAAAGTAAAAAGTTACTTTTATTATAATAGGAGTAATTGAATAATATTCTTAACAAGAAAATGAAATGAAAAATAGTAGTAAAAACAAATAAATGGGGTGAATAGTGACAGTGGCTTAAACGAAAAAACCGCCAATAAATGACGGTTTTTATTATGCTTTAGCGGTTGCTTTAGTGGAAAGGATACCAGAACAAGGTTGTTGATTGATAACGATGTAGAATCCCTAATCCAAGTACAATAACAATAATAGCTAAAGCAATAATGTCATTTTTTGTCATTGGTTTTAAGCTATACCAAGTACGTTTTTTATTACGGCCAAAACCACGCAGTGTCATCGCATTAGAAATCACATCGGCACGATCCAAGCTTGAAAAAATCAGAGGTCCCAAAATCTTAGCAACATTACGAATACGTGTAATGACAGGTGCTTTCTTTGAAATATCTACACCACGCGCTTGTTGAGCATGCATGATATTGGTGAAATCTTTCATCACTTCAGGTAAATAGCGCAACGTTAAACTTACTGCATACGCAATACGATAAGGTACACCTAACTTATTTAAGCTAGCTGAAAACTCTGTTGGGTGAGTGGTGAAAACAAACACTAATGCAATCGGGAACATACTGAAATATTTAAGGGTAACAGTCAGTAAGTAAAATACAGTCTCAAGAGTTATATTATAGTGCCCAAGAAGATGTACTAGCACCGTGGTTGAATGCATGTAATCGGTACCTTGTTGAGGGGCAATCAAAAACATAAATAAAGCATTCATTAATAACACCACCGCAGTACCTACTAAGAGAGGTTTATAGACTGCAAATGGAATTTTAGTCGCTTTTAATAGCAATAATCCAACAATGATTAATCCACAAATAACCCGCAGATCAAAGGTGAGTAATACCATAGTTACCCACGCCATAAATAACACAAACTTGGTAATACCGTTTAAAGCGTGAAGCCAAGAGTTGGTGTTGACATAACTAATGCCAAATTTTAAATGTTTGCTTTTCATGGTTATTTATTTTTTAGTTCGTGGGCGATAAAACAGCGAATAAATTGATCGATATGTTCAATACCAATAGCTTGTGCTAATGAATATAAGCTAGTAACGGTTAAGTTAGCTTGATCCAGTAATGCTGGCTGGCTAAAAATATGGTTCACTTTATCATCGGTAAGTAAACGATTATCAGCAATCACAATAGCGCGTTGGGTATATTCAAGTACCAAGTGCATATCATGTGAAATAATCACAATGGTTAGCCCTAATTTTTGATTCAGTTCTTGAATAAAGGCCATCATAGCGGTGTAGTGATGGTAATCTTGGCCAGCAGTGGGTTCATCAAGAATCAATAGCTCAGGTTCCAGCACCAACATCGTTGCAATAGTTACTCGTTTTTTCTGACCAAAGCTTAATGCATCAACAGGCCAGTGGTGGTAGCGTCCTAGACCACAAAGTTTAAGCGTTGCTTCTACTTTTATTTTAATCTGATCTTCATCCATACCACGGTTACGTAACCCTGATGCCACTTCGTCAAAAATCATATGGTGCGAGATCATATGATTAGGGTTTTGCATCACCACACCAATATGTTGACTACGCTCAAAAATAGATTGATTAGCTAAATCTTTACCATTAAGGGAAATAGTGCCGCTATCAGCTTCTAACACGCCCATAATTAAGCGAGTGATGGTTGATTTACCAGAGCCATTTTTTCCCATAATGGCAACAAATTCACCTTTATGAATATCAAAGCTGACATCATCTAAGGTATTACGAACTCCATCATAAGAATAACTGAGGTTGTTAACGCTTAATAGCACCTCATTGATAGGATCTAGCTGCGGTTGCTTAACCTGATGGAACCAATCTTCAAGTTGAGGCTTGAATTTATTTAGATTGATTGTTGAAAAATAAGCGGGCTTATCTTCAGCAGTGATCGTACATCCCGCTGCTTTAATTGCAGAGATATATAGCGGCTCACGAATACCATGTTGTTGTAATAATGGGCTAGCTAATAGTTCGTCAGGGGTCATATCTGCAATGATTTCACCACGCTCCATCATGATAATGCGGTCAATTGGGCGGTGTAATACATCTTCTAAACGGTGTTCAATAATGATCACTGTTTTATTTGAATCTTTATGTAGATTATCAATGATTTCAATTGCCGCTTTACCTGTTTTGGGATCAAGGCTTGCAAGAGGTTCATCAAATAATAAAATATCAACGTCATCAACCATGACACCCGCCATAGAGACACGTTGTTTTTGACCGCCACTTAAGTCAAACGGAGAGTGATCTAAAATACTGTTTAAATCGACCATATTGGCAGTTGCTTGCACAATTTCACGCATTTTTTGTTGTGGAATCATTTGGTTTTCAAGCGCAAAAGCAATATCTTCACCTACACTTAATCCCACAAATTGACCATCTGTATCCTGCAATACAGTACCAACCATACTGGTGCAGTGATCAAGATCTAATGTGTGCGTATTTTTACCATTAATATATAATTCGCCACTGCAATCACCTTTAATTGCATGAGGAATCAGTCCATTAAGGCATTGACCTAATGTTGATTTACCACAACCACTTGGACCAATAAGCGCAATTTTTTCGCCTTTATTAATCGTCAGGTTAATATTCTTAAGGGTTGGGTTTTCAAGTGCCCAATATTTAAACGAAAAGTTATTAAAGACGATACTCATGATTAATAAGCCTCTTTTAGGTTAAAGCTTTGCTGCTTACGCTTAGCTACCGATGTCAGAATTAAATGACCTACAAAGGCGATAATAACGGTATTACTTAATGCAATAATAACTAATTGTACGAGTACTTTAGTAAACGGTTCGGCATAGAGAACGGCATCAAGAAAAGCAGAACAGCCATAGCCAACGACATTGGCAACAAAGGCAAGTAGCACGAATAGGCTAAAATCAAGTTTAGAGAAGCATCCCATTTCTAAACGGCCGCGAGTAAGAATAGGATAAAGGCCGATAATTAAGCCAACAATGCCTGAGCCCAGTTCCCATGTAAACCATACACCCCAACCAGCAAATAGGTCTGTCACCCAATGGCCAATAATACCAACAAGAAAGCCAACCAGAGGACCGAAGAGAACTGCAAATAAGGCTAAAACAGCCATTGCAGGTTTTAGGGTGGTGTTAGCAAAAACAGGGATACCGAACATAGGTAAACCACCGATGCCATATAAGGCTGCACCAATTGCAATAACAACAACTGTTTTAGCAGAAAGACTCATAACTTAACCTTGTTAACTCAGCCATGGAGACATTTAGCCATCAATGACATGCAATAATTGGATTATATTAGTGCTTATGGTTGTAATCATCGTGTTAC
This region includes:
- a CDS encoding ECF-type riboflavin transporter substrate-binding protein, whose amino-acid sequence is MSLSAKTVVVIAIGAALYGIGGLPMFGIPVFANTTLKPAMAVLALFAVLFGPLVGFLVGIIGHWVTDLFAGWGVWFTWELGSGIVGLIIGLYPILTRGRLEMGCFSKLDFSLFVLLAFVANVVGYGCSAFLDAVLYAEPFTKVLVQLVIIALSNTVIIAFVGHLILTSVAKRKQQSFNLKEAY
- the lgt gene encoding prolipoprotein diacylglyceryl transferase encodes the protein MNHFVWDVNPILVSFFGLKIHWYGVLFALAITFGFQVMKSIYERENKPVESLDSLLMYAVVGIIVGARLFHVVFYDPDYYWAHPAKIFAVWEGGLASHGGGLGLIIAVYYYSKKYAIDRMWLLDRLAIATALFGFFVRFGNFFNSEILGTPSSLPWAVVFERVDLVPRHPVMLYEGFSYLAIFFLLFALYRKTDIGKYKGLLLGWFLVLVMTVRFLLEFIKVHQADYSTDMVINTGQLLSIPFILVGIYLVIKGQRERHLEHAKNS
- a CDS encoding ABC transporter ATP-binding protein, with the protein product MSIVFNNFSFKYWALENPTLKNINLTINKGEKIALIGPSGCGKSTLGQCLNGLIPHAIKGDCSGELYINGKNTHTLDLDHCTSMVGTVLQDTDGQFVGLSVGEDIAFALENQMIPQQKMREIVQATANMVDLNSILDHSPFDLSGGQKQRVSMAGVMVDDVDILLFDEPLASLDPKTGKAAIEIIDNLHKDSNKTVIIIEHRLEDVLHRPIDRIIMMERGEIIADMTPDELLASPLLQQHGIREPLYISAIKAAGCTITAEDKPAYFSTINLNKFKPQLEDWFHQVKQPQLDPINEVLLSVNNLSYSYDGVRNTLDDVSFDIHKGEFVAIMGKNGSGKSTITRLIMGVLEADSGTISLNGKDLANQSIFERSQHIGVVMQNPNHMISHHMIFDEVASGLRNRGMDEDQIKIKVEATLKLCGLGRYHHWPVDALSFGQKKRVTIATMLVLEPELLILDEPTAGQDYHHYTAMMAFIQELNQKLGLTIVIISHDMHLVLEYTQRAIVIADNRLLTDDKVNHIFSQPALLDQANLTVTSLYSLAQAIGIEHIDQFIRCFIAHELKNK
- a CDS encoding TolC family protein, translated to MNVTTSMLVLAITASAITPATLFASPKTVAATTQQSQQLTRLITKAIKNDANIAQISAQQRAMHETSLGTNSLPDPKLKLGVGGLPTDSFSLNTDPMTTLSIGLMQQFDRGNTLDLQQQKGEIQAQAIGTQQAVRELDITNKMTQLWLELGYQQSVYRTLQRNHRLVTELANVTNTNYAIGSGEAQDSLQVKLQLIKIEDKLQTNLQTQHRIMAQLSEWLGADWLTNQTIVQASNQLSWQHLNQLMPRLTATTQHYSLLKQHPLVLIANSAIAANETQVAISQQAYKPQFGIEVMYASRQANGMSGKPASDLVSAYLTMDLPLFTDNRQDHHYAAAQYQVGAAKSQRDLLLNQMNANVNALLVERNNLSQRLSRYTTSLLTQAKARTQAVERGYQNNTAQFNNVIIAATDELALVIEQARVITDLNITNSNLAALVNGFDIQPQSLQLQHSTAINNNQ
- a CDS encoding energy-coupling factor transporter transmembrane component T family protein, with the protein product MKSKHLKFGISYVNTNSWLHALNGITKFVLFMAWVTMVLLTFDLRVICGLIIVGLLLLKATKIPFAVYKPLLVGTAVVLLMNALFMFLIAPQQGTDYMHSTTVLVHLLGHYNITLETVFYLLTVTLKYFSMFPIALVFVFTTHPTEFSASLNKLGVPYRIAYAVSLTLRYLPEVMKDFTNIMHAQQARGVDISKKAPVITRIRNVAKILGPLIFSSLDRADVISNAMTLRGFGRNKKRTWYSLKPMTKNDIIALAIIVIVLGLGILHRYQSTTLFWYPFH